The Synergistaceae bacterium sequence CACCACGCCGCCGGACTCGTTGCACATGATGTTGTACTGTATCTGGTTGTCGTTCATGGCCGCGACATCGTTGGACAGCAGCGAGGAGAGCCATTCCTCCGCGCGCGGGCCCTCGACGATGACCTCCCCCATGTGGGAGACGTCGAACAGGCCGGCCTTCGACCTCACGTTCAGGTGCTCCGTCTTTATACCGGCGGACTCGTACTGCACCGGCAGCTCCCAGCCGCCGTAGTCCACCATCCTGCCTCCCGCTGCGACGTGCCTCTCGTACATCGGAGTTCTCTTCATTCGCCTTCCTCCTTTGTTCTGCCAATAGGGGCCTCTTGAAGCCAGCCCGCCACATCCTCCATCTCCGGGACGCCGGGGAAGCGCGCGCGAACCGCCTTCGCGATCTGATCCCACGAGAAGGGCAGCCCGTTCAGCGCCCCGGCAAGCGACAAAATCATCTCCCCGTCCATAGCGTCGGAGAAGACCCGTGTGCCGTCGGTCACCCCGCCCGGCGCGTCGAACCGTAAATCCACGCCCCCCCACGGGAAGCGTGTCGAAACCGAAACCGTGCATTCCGATGCCCTGCCGTAGCGCCACTCGACGCCGCTGTACTTGGCGTAAAGACGCTCGAACTCCTCCCCCTCGGGCGCGGCCTCGTCCCTGCGCACTTTTGATTGAGAATAGGTCGCCAAGAAGGACTCCTCCAGCGCATCCATCAGGGATGCGAGCTCCAGGCCCGGGCGGACGTCCGCGAGGTTGGCGACGCGCGAGGCGACGGAGCCCACTCCCTTGGACTTCAGCTTCTCCGGGTCGACGTTCAGGTAGCGGGACATCATGGACATGTCAACCGACAACAGCAAAGTGCCGTGGTGCAGCCCTCTGTCCCTTGTAATCTGCCAGGCGTTGCCCGAAAACTTGCGCCCGCCGACGGCGAGGTCGTTGCGCCCGGAGAACTCCGCGTCTATCCCGAGAGAGCGAAGCGCATCCAGCACGACACCGAGCTGGCGCTCCATGCTGTAAAACCTGCGGGGTACGATGAAGGAGAAGTTGAGGTTCCCGAGGTCGTGGTAGACCGCCCCGCCCCCGGAGGAGCGGCGCGCGAGCCTGCCGCCCTCGGCTTCCAGCAGGTCCAGCCGGCACTCGCTCCACGCGTTCTGGTTGCGCCCGATCACCACCGTGTGAGCGTTGCGCCACAGGTAGAATATGACCTCGTCGTCGGCGCATTCACCCATGAGCAGCTCCTCACGGGACAGGTTCCCCCACGGGTCGGTGTCGGGCGAGCGCACCAGTCGCGCAGTGCCTGCAGTCATCCTCTCGCCCTCCCCCTTTCTGACAATTCATATTAGCACAAGGGCGGGCGGGAGGCCAGAGCGTAAGCCTGTCATCCCGACGACCAGCGGGAGGAGGGATCTCGACCCTGGTGTCTCAAACCCGAGATCCCTCCGCGCTGCGCGCGTTCGGGACGACAAGGGTACTGTCATCCTGACGACCGAAG is a genomic window containing:
- a CDS encoding lipoate--protein ligase, encoding MTAGTARLVRSPDTDPWGNLSREELLMGECADDEVIFYLWRNAHTVVIGRNQNAWSECRLDLLEAEGGRLARRSSGGGAVYHDLGNLNFSFIVPRRFYSMERQLGVVLDALRSLGIDAEFSGRNDLAVGGRKFSGNAWQITRDRGLHHGTLLLSVDMSMMSRYLNVDPEKLKSKGVGSVASRVANLADVRPGLELASLMDALEESFLATYSQSKVRRDEAAPEGEEFERLYAKYSGVEWRYGRASECTVSVSTRFPWGGVDLRFDAPGGVTDGTRVFSDAMDGEMILSLAGALNGLPFSWDQIAKAVRARFPGVPEMEDVAGWLQEAPIGRTKEEGE